One Echeneis naucrates chromosome 16, fEcheNa1.1, whole genome shotgun sequence DNA window includes the following coding sequences:
- the LOC115056238 gene encoding trace amine-associated receptor 13c-like: MRAEPSHAWDPGNDTTWEEYIDITFVVANSLILLTTSVVGIAANIFVILAVYRQKSLQTSNNALVVNLAVIDILRCVIDCPILLAIITAVHQKGHLGHLICDTQVASFSFSCCIQLLTLACISAERYQAIAQPFKTIQRRKRITVLIPLTWALAILVAVFCCMFVKDSPVHVRCKGSQRETSSSYDTFGLYMLFPLWAACFGVIIGFYARIFLLVRSHNWKIFDKGIFALSEKLKTEANAPETDALKKNVEAEGAVCMMPSKANKERVNKKKEGKMAKRAGYIIVTFLFFWLPLISTILVKFGVHKNSNTQMKLIQDVEILSVSVACITSLSDPIIYAAVNPQFRSEFYKIKNKVKSTFSKT, from the exons ATGAGGGCCGAGCCTTCCCACGCATGGGACCCAGGGAATGACACTACTTGGGAGGAATACATTGACATCACTTTTGTGGTGGCAAACAGTTTGATCTTGCTGACGACGTCTGTGGTTGGGATTGCAGCAAATATTTTTGTGATACTGGCTGTTTATCGCCAAAAATCACTGCAAACATCCAACAACGCCCTGGTGGTGAATCTTGCAGTTATAGACATCCTGCGCTGCGTGATCGACTGTCCCATACTCCTGGCCATTATCACGGCCGTGCATCAAAAGGGGCACCTTGGCCATTTGATCTGTGATACACAAGtggcttctttctctttcagctgctgcatcCAGCTACTGACACTGGCCTGCATAAGCGCAGAGAGATACCAGGCCATTGCACAACCCTTCAAAACTATTCAGCGAAGAAAACGGATTACGGTGCTGATTCCTCTGACATGGGCCTTAGCTATTCTGGTGGCCGTTTTCTGTTGCATGTTTGTGAAGGACTCACCTGTTCATGTCAGATGCAAAGGGTCACAGAGAGAAACCTCATCCTCATACGACACCTTTGGACTTTACATGCTGTTCCCCCTGTGGGCAGCTTGCTTTGGTGTTATCATTGGATTCTATGCTCGCATATTTCTCCTTGTGAGATCACACAATTGGAAAATATTCGACAAAGGGATATTTGCACTTTCTGAAAAACTCAAAACAGAAG CCAACGCTCCTGAAACAGATGCtctgaaaaaaaatgtagaggCAGAAGGTGCTGTTTGTATGATGCCctcaaaagcaaataaagagaGAGTGAACAAAAAGAAGGAAGGCAAAATGGCTAAGCGTGCTGGCTACATAATCGTaaccttcctctttttctggCTGCCATTGATCTCAACTATCCTGGTGAAATTTGGTGttcacaaaaacagcaataCGCAG atgaagcTTATTCAGGATGTGGAGATCCTGTCAGTCTCTGTTGCCTGCATCACTTCTCTGAGTGACCCAATCATATATGCTGCGGTTAACCCTCAGTTTCGGTCTGAGTTTTACAAGATAAAAAATAAGGTCAAATCTACATTCAGTAAGACATGA